The Pseudomonas alkylphenolica genomic sequence CGGTGATCTGTGCCACCCACCGCGATTTGAAACGCCTGGTACTCGACCAGCACTTTCGTGAAGACCTCTACTACCGCATCAACGGCGTAAGCGTGCAGTTGCCGGCGTTGCGCGACCGTGACGACCTGAGCGAGGTCATCGACAGCCTGCTGGGCAAGTTCGGCGCCGAAGGTGTCGGCCTGGACAAGGGCCTGCGCGAGTTGCTCGGCAACTTCGACTGGCCGGGCAACATCCGTCAGCTGGAAATGGTCCTGCGCTCGGCGCTGGCCATGCGCGAGCCAGGTGAGCAGGTGCTGAGCCTGGAGCACCTGACCGACTGCCTGCTCGATGAACTGACTGCCAGTACGCAGCAAACCGGCAGCATTCGTGAGAACGAGGTGGAGTTGATCCGCGGCGCCTTGGCGCGCCATCAGGGCAATGTCTCGGCAGCGGCCGATGCCCTGGGTATCAGCCGTGCCACGCTGTACCGAAAACTCAAGCAACTGCGCGGATGAGGGGCTGTTGATGGGTGGTATTTTTCTCAGGCTGATCAACAGCTCCGACCCGCAGCTGATGCGCCACGCGCTGGCCTGGTTGTACGGCTTCGTGCGCCCGCACCGGCGAGCGATCGCCGTGTTGCTCGGGCTGTCCCTGGCGGCTTCGCTGCTGGTGCTGGTGCAACCCTGGCTGGTCAAAACCCTGATCGACCAAGGCCTGCTGGCCAAGGACTTCCAGGTGCTCTGGCAGGTGGCGCTGGTCATGATCGCCGTCGGGGTTGTCGGCATGCTGCTGGCGGGCATCAACCGCTACCTGCATACACGCTTGTCAGGACGCATTCTGTTTGCCCTGCGCGATGACCTGTATCGCCACTTGCAGCAGCTGTCGCCGGCGTTCTACGGGCGTAAGCGTATCGGTGACATTCTTTCGCGGCTCGATGGCGATGTTGCCGAGATCCAGCGCTTTGCAGTGGACTCGCTGTTCGCGGCGGTTTCCAGTGTGATTGGCCTGATCGGCGCGGTGACCCTGATGCTCATGCTGTCCTGGCAACTGTCGTTGTTGCTGGCGTTGCTGATTCCCATCGAAGTGCTCTGGTTGCGCTGGATGCGCCGCAAGGTTGAACGTGAGGTGCGCAGCTTGCGCGAGCGTTCTGCCGATGTATCGTCGTTTCTGGTCGAGACCCTGCCGGCAATGAAATTCATCCAGGCGGCCGGGCAGCAGCGCCGTGAATCCGAACGCCTGGAGCACCTGGGGCAGGGCTACATGAGCCAGTTGCTGCGGGTGCAGGTCACTGAGTTCTTCACCCAGGCGGTGCCGGGTACGCTGACCTCGCTGTGTCGCGCCTGCGCTTTTCTGGTCGGCGGCTACTGGGTGATTCAGGGTACCTGGCAACTGGGCGCACTGATCGCGTTCTCCACCTACCTGGGCATGGCGGTCGGGCCGGTACAGAGCCTGCTCGGCCTGTACGTGGCGGTGCAGCGCATGGCTGTGAGTCTCGGGCGGGTGATGGAATTGCAGCAGGAGCCGGTTGGCGTGCACCAGGCGACAGCGCCGCTGCCCATGCCGCAAGGGCCTGGGGAGTTGCGCCTGGAGTCTGTGCATTTCGCTCATGAGCAGCGTCTGGGCAGGGTGCTGGGTGGCGTCGATATCTGCATACCGGCAGGGGTGAAGGTGGCGATCAGCGGCGCGTCAGGTGTTGGCAAGTCGACCCTGATCGATCTGCTACAGCGCTTTTATGACCCTGAGCAGGGGCGCATCCTGCTCGATGGCGCCGACCTGCGTGACCTGGATCTGCTGGCCCTACGCAAGTCCATAGCCGTGGTCAGCCAGGACATCGTACTGTTTCGCGGCACCCTGGCGCAGAACCTGGCCTACAGTGTGCCCGAGGCCAGCCGCGAGGCGCTTGAACAGGTGGTGCGCCTGACTCGCCTGGAATCACTGGTCGAGGCCTTGCCGCTTGGTCTGGACGGTCAATTGGGCGAACGTGGCCAGCAACTGTCTGGCGGGCAGAAACAGCGCATCGCCATAGCCCGCGCCTTGCTTCAGGATCCACGGGTGCTGGTGCTCGACGAAGCGACATCGGCGGTGGACGAGGCAACCGAGCGCGAAGTGATCGCCGCCATCGACCAGCTGTTCGCCGGGCGCACGCGAATTCTCATCAGCCACCGCACCAGTACCCTGGCCGACGCCGACCTGCACCTGCACCTTGAAGACGGCCGCTTGCAAGCGGTCTGGCAGGAGCCACTGCGCCATGGCCGATGAACTGTGCGTGGGGGTGATCGATAGCGGCTGTTCTGTGCAGCAGACCCGCTATCTGACCGGCGGGCGGCGCTTCTGGCTGGAGCAGGGAACGCTGGGCGAAGGCGAGTTGCAGGCCGATGCCCTCGGCCATGGCAGTGCGGTGCTTGAACGCCTGCTGGCGCAGACCGATGGGCTGTCGGTAAAGGTGGCCCAGGTGTTCGACAGCCGGGGGGCGACCTCGGTATTGCAAGTCAGTGCGGCGTTGCTGTGGCTGGTGGAGCAAGGCGTGAGCCTGGTCAATCTGAGCCTGGGCCTGGCGCAGGATCGAACGGTTCTGCGCCAGGCCTGCGCCGTAGCAGTGGAAGCTGGTGTGCTGCTCTGTGCGTCCAGCCCCGCGCGCGGAGGGCCGGTGTATCCGGCCAGCTATCCGGGCGTGCTGCGCATCACTGGCGATGCCCGCTGTGCAGCGGGGCAGTGGTCGTGGCTGGACACCGCGCAGGCAGACTTTGGCGCGGCGGTCGGCGAGGGCGCAGGATCTGCCGGTGCGAGCCTGGCCTGTGCAGCCCTGAGCGGGCAGATTGCGGCCTATCTACACCAGCATCGGCGGGCGACACGCGAGCAGGTGCTGGCGTACCTGCGCGAAAATGCCGCCTTCTTCGGCCCTGAGCGCCGTGGAGGCGGGCATGCCTGAACCGCGCATTCTGATCCTCGGCGCCGGCCCTGCCGGTGCGGCCACCGCCATCGGCCTGCGGCGCCTGGGCTATGCGGTCACGGTGGTGTCCGAGTGGCGTCGTTTCGCGGCCGTTGAAGGGGTTTCGCAGCGGGTACTTGAGGGCTTGCGTCACGCAGGTCTGGGTAGTGCCCTGCACGAAGTCGTCACACCCGCGACGCGGCAAGTGCGCTGGAATGGCCAGCATCTGCAGCTCAATCAAGAGTATCTGCTCGACCGGCAAGCCTTCGACCGGGCCCTGCGCGATGATCTGCAGCGGGCCGGGGTGAGCTTGGTCGAGGGCCGGGTACGCGAGGTGCTGGGCGAGGATGGCCATCAGGTGCGTCTTGACGATGGGCAAACGCTTGAAGCCGAGTTTCTGGTGGAAGCCCGTGGCCGCCAGGCGCCGCTGGCGGCCGACCGCTTGCGTGGCCCGGAGACGGTCAGCCTGCTCAATCTGTGGCAGGGCGAGCCTGGCAATCCGGCTTCGGCCGTGGAGAGCCTCGACGATGGCTGGGCGTGGATGGCTCGTTTGGCCGATGGCCGCTGCTACTGGCAGATCACCCAGAATGCCGAAGGCCTGCCGGGCAAGGCCGCACTGGCCGAGTACTGCGCCGAACGCCGGCGCCGCTCGGAGCTGGTAGCCGAGCTGTTCGATGCGCAGGCCCTGGCGCCGGCAATCGTCCATGCCCGCAGCAGCACCGCCATCCTGGCGGGTGAGTGTGCAGGCGAGGATTGGCTGCGGGTGGGCGATGCGGCGATGGCGGTTGACCCGTTGTCGGGGAACGGGATTTTCCAGTCGCTGTCCTCAGCGTTACAGGCGCCGGCGGTAATCAACACGCTTGTGCGCTGCCCGCAGCGGGCGGCTCTGGCGCGGCGTTTTCATCAGCAACGGATCGAGCAGCTGTTCCTGCGCTTCGCGCGGATCGGGCGGGACTTTTATGCTCAGGAGCAGGCGCGGGCAGCTGGCCTGTTCTGGGCGCGCAGGCGGCAGTGGCCGGATGCGCAGCCGATACATGGCGCCTCCGATTGGGAGGCGGTGCGTGTTGAACGGCGACCGGTGTTGCGCGAAGGGCTGGTCGAGGAAGCCGAAGTCG encodes the following:
- the qhpG gene encoding flavin-dependent monooxygenase QhpG, encoding MPEPRILILGAGPAGAATAIGLRRLGYAVTVVSEWRRFAAVEGVSQRVLEGLRHAGLGSALHEVVTPATRQVRWNGQHLQLNQEYLLDRQAFDRALRDDLQRAGVSLVEGRVREVLGEDGHQVRLDDGQTLEAEFLVEARGRQAPLAADRLRGPETVSLLNLWQGEPGNPASAVESLDDGWAWMARLADGRCYWQITQNAEGLPGKAALAEYCAERRRRSELVAELFDAQALAPAIVHARSSTAILAGECAGEDWLRVGDAAMAVDPLSGNGIFQSLSSALQAPAVINTLVRCPQRAALARRFHQQRIEQLFLRFARIGRDFYAQEQARAAGLFWARRRQWPDAQPIHGASDWEAVRVERRPVLREGLVEEAEVVVTADQPLGVWHLQGIELAPVVRGVQDGLELAQVLSDRSVEQQMMVRRWLAEQGYG
- a CDS encoding ABC transporter ATP-binding protein, which produces MGGIFLRLINSSDPQLMRHALAWLYGFVRPHRRAIAVLLGLSLAASLLVLVQPWLVKTLIDQGLLAKDFQVLWQVALVMIAVGVVGMLLAGINRYLHTRLSGRILFALRDDLYRHLQQLSPAFYGRKRIGDILSRLDGDVAEIQRFAVDSLFAAVSSVIGLIGAVTLMLMLSWQLSLLLALLIPIEVLWLRWMRRKVEREVRSLRERSADVSSFLVETLPAMKFIQAAGQQRRESERLEHLGQGYMSQLLRVQVTEFFTQAVPGTLTSLCRACAFLVGGYWVIQGTWQLGALIAFSTYLGMAVGPVQSLLGLYVAVQRMAVSLGRVMELQQEPVGVHQATAPLPMPQGPGELRLESVHFAHEQRLGRVLGGVDICIPAGVKVAISGASGVGKSTLIDLLQRFYDPEQGRILLDGADLRDLDLLALRKSIAVVSQDIVLFRGTLAQNLAYSVPEASREALEQVVRLTRLESLVEALPLGLDGQLGERGQQLSGGQKQRIAIARALLQDPRVLVLDEATSAVDEATEREVIAAIDQLFAGRTRILISHRTSTLADADLHLHLEDGRLQAVWQEPLRHGR
- the qhpE gene encoding subtilisin-like serine protease QhpE; this encodes MADELCVGVIDSGCSVQQTRYLTGGRRFWLEQGTLGEGELQADALGHGSAVLERLLAQTDGLSVKVAQVFDSRGATSVLQVSAALLWLVEQGVSLVNLSLGLAQDRTVLRQACAVAVEAGVLLCASSPARGGPVYPASYPGVLRITGDARCAAGQWSWLDTAQADFGAAVGEGAGSAGASLACAALSGQIAAYLHQHRRATREQVLAYLRENAAFFGPERRGGGHA